Proteins encoded together in one Planctopirus ephydatiae window:
- a CDS encoding DNA methyltransferase gives MASKRKILEVLTRTGLLDIARHYEITGLTAQSKADIVDALAGSRTVQPEEFLTLFGRDDLKGICQSLGLDESGREKQVLMDRLMGRESETNEPQATANDTRQAMAKKKPKTAVDGLNVEDYRHSGAKRKNNPPAKIASEGTVPAMPKIEYSYSPRRPPVLRFDPTGKADQLPELLEKATKEPLTKEEAQILAEALRTQAPWLEWAGKKELESKSFAVDPVALHIHERISAQAILKVAARQDVERTLFSDPEQEYHEAVQFYKHEIDWTNRLILGDSLQVMASLAYREDLAGRVQMIFMDPPYGIKYGSNFQPELGRRNVKDNDADFTRELEMVKAYRDTWHLGLHSYLVYLRERLMAAKQLLADTGSIFVQIGDENVHRVRVLLDEVFGPNNSFALISFKKTLPLGASGLPSITDFILWYTKDREKAKFQSLYESKPLGSGTGYTWILDPSTGHRRKMTTEERQSPESIKDGLQPFFADNLLSSGYTPSCFYDIPFEDRVFPSQKYSWKTNQSGIKRLGQAERVIAPGKLPNYIRYFEDFPVQVIHNLWNDTHGASDPLYVVQTSNKVVERCMLMCTSPSDLVLDPTCGSGTTAFVAEQYGRRWITIDTSRVAVAIARQRLLSAKHDYYRLRDESAGIVGGFTCRAVPHITLRSIAQNQNLDPIFAKHEPILDVRLTTCNESLSKVTQEIRLKLDTKLMDKLRKEGKRSVTDADNRRWQLPKKGEKFEHWTVPFDTDPDWPKELQQEVSEYRKAWRTKMDEVNACIAANAAQEELVDQPEVERGIVRVSGPFTVEAVQPPERSLGVMEGMFDGGPEELEDSFETMNIESYLDQMTRLLKLDGVRFPNNKEMAFGRIDRLVGQSGGLHAEGRWLLKGGTDDDPNGKANVAVGFGPQYGPITAKQVEDLIRSASRRGYDALVVAGFSFDGPAQAAIEEAQHPKLHIHMAHIRPDINPGMAGLLKDQKGSQLFTVFGQPRTRVEGPDKKGDYVVHMEGVDIYDPVANTIRSTEDSKVAAWFVDGDYDGRTFCITQAFFPDKSAWEKLAKALGGVVSEEAFEKMSGTISLPFPAGKHKCVAVKVIDPRGNEVMQIHRIG, from the coding sequence ATGGCCAGCAAACGGAAGATTTTGGAAGTGTTGACTCGCACGGGCCTGCTGGACATTGCACGGCACTACGAGATCACCGGACTGACGGCTCAAAGCAAAGCGGACATCGTGGATGCTCTGGCCGGAAGTCGAACAGTTCAACCGGAAGAGTTCCTGACCCTGTTCGGACGAGACGATCTCAAGGGGATTTGCCAAAGCCTTGGACTGGATGAGTCTGGGCGAGAAAAGCAAGTCCTGATGGACCGGCTGATGGGACGGGAATCCGAAACCAACGAACCACAAGCAACGGCAAACGATACGAGGCAAGCGATGGCAAAGAAGAAGCCCAAGACCGCTGTGGATGGCCTGAATGTCGAAGACTATCGGCATTCCGGGGCAAAGCGAAAGAACAACCCGCCTGCCAAGATCGCCTCCGAGGGTACTGTCCCGGCGATGCCGAAGATCGAGTATTCGTACAGCCCACGCCGTCCGCCGGTTCTGCGATTCGATCCCACGGGCAAGGCGGATCAATTGCCTGAATTGCTTGAGAAGGCAACCAAGGAACCGCTGACCAAAGAAGAAGCCCAGATTCTTGCGGAAGCACTGCGCACACAGGCTCCGTGGCTAGAGTGGGCGGGCAAAAAAGAACTTGAGTCGAAAAGCTTCGCTGTCGATCCTGTGGCCCTGCATATCCATGAGCGCATATCGGCTCAGGCAATTCTCAAAGTTGCCGCCCGCCAAGACGTGGAACGTACTCTCTTCAGCGACCCGGAGCAGGAGTATCACGAGGCCGTTCAGTTCTACAAGCACGAAATTGACTGGACCAACCGACTAATTCTTGGGGACAGTTTGCAAGTGATGGCGTCCTTAGCTTACCGAGAAGATTTGGCGGGCAGAGTGCAGATGATCTTCATGGACCCACCTTATGGCATCAAGTACGGAAGCAACTTTCAGCCGGAGTTGGGTAGAAGAAACGTCAAGGATAATGACGCAGACTTCACTCGTGAATTGGAGATGGTGAAGGCATATCGAGATACTTGGCATCTCGGCCTTCACTCCTATTTGGTCTACTTGCGTGAACGGCTGATGGCCGCAAAACAACTGCTTGCGGACACGGGAAGCATTTTTGTCCAAATTGGCGATGAAAACGTACACCGAGTTAGAGTGCTTCTCGATGAAGTGTTCGGCCCAAACAACTCTTTTGCACTCATTAGCTTCAAGAAGACCCTGCCACTTGGGGCCTCAGGGCTTCCCAGCATCACTGACTTTATTCTGTGGTACACGAAGGATCGTGAGAAAGCTAAGTTTCAGTCGCTATATGAATCAAAGCCACTTGGAAGCGGGACCGGGTACACATGGATTCTCGACCCGTCAACCGGTCACAGACGCAAGATGACCACTGAGGAACGGCAATCACCAGAGTCGATCAAGGATGGGTTGCAGCCGTTTTTTGCCGACAATTTGCTTTCGTCAGGCTACACGCCGTCATGTTTCTATGATATCCCATTCGAGGATCGGGTATTTCCGAGTCAAAAGTATAGCTGGAAGACGAATCAATCTGGCATTAAGCGGCTCGGTCAAGCAGAGAGAGTAATCGCACCCGGAAAGTTGCCGAACTACATTCGGTATTTCGAGGATTTTCCAGTTCAAGTTATTCACAATCTGTGGAACGACACTCATGGTGCATCTGATCCACTATATGTCGTCCAAACATCAAACAAGGTGGTTGAGCGATGTATGTTGATGTGTACTTCTCCAAGTGACCTTGTTCTTGATCCGACCTGTGGCAGTGGAACCACCGCTTTCGTTGCAGAACAGTACGGTCGCCGTTGGATCACGATTGACACGAGTCGTGTGGCTGTCGCAATTGCTCGACAGCGGCTATTGAGTGCAAAGCACGACTACTACCGGCTAAGGGATGAATCGGCAGGAATTGTTGGTGGATTCACTTGTAGGGCAGTTCCCCACATTACACTACGCAGCATCGCCCAAAACCAAAACCTCGACCCGATCTTCGCCAAGCACGAACCAATTCTTGATGTAAGACTCACGACGTGCAATGAGTCCCTCTCGAAGGTCACTCAAGAGATTCGCCTCAAGCTCGACACCAAGTTGATGGATAAGCTGCGGAAAGAAGGAAAGCGGTCTGTAACAGACGCCGACAATCGCCGTTGGCAACTTCCGAAGAAGGGTGAGAAGTTCGAGCATTGGACTGTCCCCTTCGATACCGATCCTGACTGGCCCAAGGAACTTCAGCAGGAAGTCAGCGAATATCGCAAGGCGTGGCGAACCAAGATGGATGAAGTCAACGCCTGCATCGCTGCCAACGCCGCCCAAGAGGAACTTGTTGACCAACCAGAAGTTGAAAGGGGAATTGTTCGTGTCAGCGGTCCATTCACCGTGGAAGCTGTCCAACCGCCTGAGCGTTCTCTTGGTGTGATGGAGGGCATGTTTGACGGTGGGCCAGAAGAACTGGAAGACTCATTTGAAACGATGAACATCGAATCCTACCTCGACCAAATGACACGTCTGCTCAAGCTCGACGGTGTGCGATTCCCCAACAACAAGGAAATGGCTTTCGGTCGGATTGATCGGCTCGTCGGTCAGTCTGGTGGTTTACACGCTGAAGGGAGATGGTTGCTCAAGGGCGGAACCGACGACGACCCAAATGGCAAGGCCAACGTCGCAGTGGGCTTTGGGCCACAGTATGGACCGATCACGGCCAAGCAAGTCGAAGACCTGATTCGTTCGGCAAGTCGCCGGGGCTACGACGCTCTTGTTGTGGCTGGGTTTAGTTTCGATGGACCGGCTCAAGCGGCCATTGAAGAAGCACAGCATCCTAAGCTCCACATCCACATGGCTCACATTCGCCCTGACATCAACCCCGGCATGGCGGGCCTGTTGAAAGACCAAAAGGGAAGTCAACTCTTCACGGTATTTGGTCAACCCCGTACTCGGGTCGAAGGACCGGATAAGAAAGGCGATTACGTCGTCCACATGGAAGGCGTGGACATCTACGATCCGGTTGCCAACACGATCCGCAGCACCGAGGATTCCAAGGTTGCGGCGTGGTTCGTGGATGGTGACTACGATGGTCGAACATTCTGCATCACCCAAGCGTTCTTCCCCGACAAGTCGGCGTGGGAGAAACTCGCCAAGGCGTTGGGTGGGGTCGTGTCAGAAGAAGCCTTTGAGAAGATGTCAGGAACCATCTCACTGCCGTTCCCAGCGGGCAAGCATAAGTGCGTGGCCGTAAAGGTAATTGACCCACGAGGCAACGAGGTCATGCAAATCCATCGGATTGGTTGA
- a CDS encoding DEAD/DEAH box helicase, translated as MSDTQKQIPIQPVDKPIICSPYTEPDYFWFYDKATGKATKTKGRRQAGYWYKTEQFGTKEKSLFTDLDPEENFDDLPLINLLREDVRRWRESDYRGATNVTKELLKWWTNPDRSRRLFFCQCEAVETMIYLAEMRIPGRTSKTGFKKFALSDENLQRLLKGQRPQPEGEVELDRFDGKTKKVNPFQNLATANFFPTLVDLPWDADLLPLRRMGCKMATGSGKTVVMAMLISWAFCNRAVNPNSTEFPNAVLICCPNLTVKERLQVLRPDNPDNYFAAFDLVPVNLRPHLHKGKVLVENWHCFGHESEHKEGDKSYAVVNKGPETPETLARRVLGDLYDHLPIMVLNDEGHHCWRPAPPDKQVENVDTSRKGKKRVDVTDDDPKEFKEEENEARIWLQGLDWINNCMGKDKRGIAYCFDLSATPFYIKGSGFSEGQPFSWLVSDFGLVDAIESGIVKIPRLPVIDDQEKKDEVGRPDPKYFRLWKHINQSLQPSEKFGSGKPKPEPCYREAEGALKQLAGQWHEKYRLIEEANPNQEKVPPVLIVVCDNTEIADYFYRKISGESESDVVTLEDVEDVENEEAEEEEESTSKKGKPKKQTVYGESAILPEFANNPKRKYTIRIDVKMLKDAESEDPTKTKQKAAEDLRRVVATVGKRGEPGEHIRCVVSVAMLTEGWDANNVTHILGVRAFGSQLLCEQVVGRGLRRMNYHPEPDEDGKLLLPAEYVDVYGIPFSVIPYKGRAQDQAAPEDKPKNRIWAMPDREELEIRFPIVEGYIPKLTKGLLRCKFDDIETLNIDPKVEPTATYLRPAAGYVDSHQNEKVPFEYVQQDREGYYAQTHFQSILFQITQKLVDDFQSPTAPNTDKTSRVMRLQSRHQLFPQIFTFVEQFARSKVEYNGANPKELGLQKYLTQAVAKLRRAIYPDEHSGEPPLVPILNSYRPVGSTSGVDFTTTRPVVSSSKSHINAVVIDSGFEKDEWEKKAVDVMESPAAASLVLNYARNDHLGLVVRYEYLDLEYSYSPDFIVRLANDLFLLLEIKGYERDKAKNDAKHEAARRWVSAVNNLGDFGRWEFRPCYDLELLLPLLGELVGQQVPVTSLKSEDDLF; from the coding sequence ATGAGCGATACACAAAAACAAATTCCGATCCAGCCCGTCGATAAACCCATCATTTGTTCGCCCTATACGGAGCCGGATTACTTCTGGTTTTACGACAAAGCCACTGGCAAGGCGACGAAGACGAAAGGCCGCAGGCAAGCCGGGTACTGGTACAAGACTGAGCAATTCGGCACGAAGGAAAAGTCTCTCTTTACGGACCTTGATCCCGAAGAGAACTTCGACGACTTGCCACTCATCAACCTGTTGCGGGAAGACGTTCGCCGCTGGAGAGAATCTGACTACCGGGGTGCCACGAACGTCACCAAGGAACTTCTGAAGTGGTGGACTAACCCGGATCGCAGTCGCAGGCTCTTCTTCTGCCAGTGCGAAGCGGTTGAGACGATGATTTATCTGGCCGAGATGCGAATCCCCGGCAGGACTTCCAAGACGGGCTTCAAGAAGTTTGCCCTGTCCGATGAAAACCTACAGCGGTTGCTCAAAGGTCAACGCCCCCAGCCGGAAGGCGAAGTCGAGCTTGATCGGTTCGATGGAAAAACCAAGAAGGTCAATCCTTTTCAGAATCTCGCCACCGCCAATTTCTTTCCGACGCTCGTGGATTTGCCGTGGGATGCTGACCTGCTTCCGTTGCGGCGTATGGGCTGCAAGATGGCAACAGGGTCAGGCAAAACCGTTGTGATGGCGATGCTCATCTCGTGGGCCTTTTGCAACCGGGCCGTGAACCCCAATAGCACCGAGTTCCCCAACGCCGTTCTTATTTGCTGCCCCAACTTGACGGTCAAAGAGCGACTTCAGGTTCTTCGCCCCGATAACCCAGACAATTATTTTGCCGCTTTCGACCTCGTGCCGGTCAACTTGCGGCCACATTTGCACAAGGGAAAGGTTCTTGTCGAGAATTGGCACTGCTTCGGTCACGAGTCCGAACACAAAGAGGGTGATAAGAGCTACGCCGTCGTCAATAAAGGACCAGAGACGCCAGAGACTCTTGCTCGGCGGGTTCTCGGTGATCTCTACGACCACCTTCCGATCATGGTCCTGAATGATGAGGGGCATCACTGCTGGCGACCTGCTCCACCGGACAAACAGGTGGAAAATGTCGATACATCCCGCAAAGGGAAGAAGCGTGTAGACGTAACCGATGACGATCCCAAGGAGTTTAAGGAGGAAGAGAACGAAGCCCGTATATGGCTTCAGGGTTTGGACTGGATCAACAACTGCATGGGTAAGGACAAACGTGGCATCGCTTATTGCTTCGACCTATCCGCTACACCGTTCTACATCAAGGGGAGCGGGTTCTCTGAAGGGCAACCCTTCTCTTGGCTTGTGAGTGACTTCGGGCTTGTCGATGCTATCGAATCCGGGATCGTCAAGATTCCACGTTTACCTGTGATAGACGATCAGGAGAAGAAGGACGAAGTTGGACGGCCTGACCCAAAATACTTCCGCCTCTGGAAACACATCAACCAGAGTCTTCAGCCGAGCGAAAAGTTTGGCAGTGGAAAGCCGAAGCCGGAACCCTGTTACCGTGAGGCTGAGGGGGCGCTCAAGCAACTCGCCGGTCAATGGCACGAGAAATACCGACTGATTGAGGAAGCCAACCCAAATCAGGAAAAAGTTCCCCCTGTACTGATCGTGGTCTGCGACAACACGGAAATTGCCGACTACTTCTACCGTAAGATTAGCGGCGAGTCCGAATCCGACGTTGTGACGCTCGAAGACGTGGAGGACGTGGAAAACGAAGAGGCCGAGGAAGAGGAAGAATCGACATCCAAGAAGGGTAAACCAAAAAAGCAAACTGTCTACGGTGAGTCGGCCATCCTGCCGGAATTTGCGAACAACCCCAAACGCAAGTACACGATCCGTATCGACGTAAAGATGCTGAAGGATGCCGAGTCCGAAGACCCGACAAAAACAAAACAAAAGGCAGCAGAGGACTTGAGGCGAGTGGTGGCCACGGTAGGCAAGAGGGGCGAGCCGGGAGAACACATCCGCTGCGTGGTGTCTGTCGCCATGCTGACCGAGGGCTGGGATGCCAACAACGTCACCCATATTCTCGGCGTGAGGGCCTTTGGCAGCCAACTCCTGTGCGAACAAGTGGTGGGCCGTGGCCTACGCCGCATGAATTACCACCCTGAACCTGATGAAGACGGAAAACTCCTTCTTCCTGCTGAATACGTGGACGTGTACGGTATCCCGTTCTCGGTGATCCCGTACAAGGGGCGAGCGCAGGATCAGGCTGCACCGGAGGACAAGCCCAAGAATCGCATTTGGGCCATGCCGGATCGGGAAGAACTGGAAATCCGTTTCCCAATTGTCGAGGGCTATATTCCCAAGCTGACGAAGGGACTGCTTCGTTGCAAGTTCGACGATATTGAGACACTGAACATCGATCCCAAGGTGGAGCCGACAGCGACTTACTTACGGCCTGCCGCTGGATACGTGGATTCACACCAAAACGAAAAAGTGCCGTTTGAATATGTGCAGCAGGACCGGGAGGGTTACTACGCACAGACTCACTTCCAGTCGATTCTCTTCCAGATCACACAGAAACTCGTGGACGATTTTCAATCACCAACGGCCCCTAACACCGACAAAACAAGTCGTGTTATGCGACTGCAATCCCGACACCAACTGTTTCCTCAGATTTTTACGTTCGTTGAACAGTTTGCTCGGTCGAAGGTGGAATACAACGGAGCCAATCCAAAGGAATTGGGACTGCAAAAATACTTGACGCAGGCTGTGGCAAAGCTCCGGCGAGCAATTTATCCCGACGAGCATTCTGGTGAACCACCACTTGTTCCGATTCTCAACAGCTACCGTCCGGTCGGTTCGACCAGTGGCGTTGACTTCACCACGACTAGACCAGTCGTGTCTTCGTCGAAGAGCCACATCAATGCGGTCGTAATCGACTCTGGATTTGAAAAGGATGAATGGGAGAAGAAGGCGGTGGACGTGATGGAGTCCCCTGCGGCAGCGTCACTCGTACTCAATTACGCCCGCAACGACCATCTCGGACTCGTCGTTCGCTACGAATACCTCGATCTGGAATACAGCTACAGCCCTGATTTCATCGTCCGCCTTGCAAACGATTTGTTTCTGCTTCTGGAAATCAAAGGATACGAGAGAGACAAGGCAAAGAACGATGCGAAGCATGAGGCTGCACGTCGTTGGGTGTCAGCAGTCAACAATCTCGGCGACTTTGGCCGCTGGGAGTTTCGCCCCTGCTACGACCTTGAATTGCTTCTGCCGCTCTTGGGAGAGCTTGTCGGTCAGCAGGTGCCGGTCACAAGCTTGAAGTCCGAAGACGACCTTTTCTAA
- a CDS encoding ATP-dependent nuclease: MPVRLRFYPKSTTLEYLLFSQGSVRNGVKDGTASKSIHADICNHLILRVIPESRDIQREFRTELGEAYAALKDSVVQSATSKAARAAAELHDALNDILDKELTKRLNRNMGNVIPDHAFKIGTLSKSEFAKIVMQESLARYPICAESPDGDEFPLEQIGAGFQSNVLIALHRAVAALAGKQLLLCVEEPEIHLDPTAQRRAYHEWHRVSRETNEVEQILITSHSAFIVNEARPEELVVVRRDERNRTISSQLTSEFLVKHDVVHLRLKVLGLRNSDIFFSTGVVLVEGDSDAVAIRGCLDLLQRTSGNGNAPAGIGLSIIECGGMKSIVPLARVVRELGIPYVLVFDRDFLQQTDSTSGAERTYHATAAATFDDLEEVCDTPTQFATMKAAVSSRFAAGATAGYPLAINRELIRHRILTMRTEHETDFIDENTAPHVALVVGYSIPAGQDIAATVDHLKRNHRKQIKQATNTARVLATITDKAQLPSVYARLCKDIIKTLYPASP; the protein is encoded by the coding sequence TTGCCAGTTCGACTTCGCTTTTATCCAAAATCGACTACTCTGGAATACCTGCTATTCTCGCAGGGTAGCGTCCGCAACGGCGTGAAAGACGGCACGGCGTCCAAGTCAATTCATGCCGACATCTGCAATCATCTTATTCTGCGTGTTATTCCAGAGAGCCGTGATATTCAGCGTGAGTTTCGGACTGAGCTTGGCGAAGCGTATGCAGCCCTGAAGGATTCTGTCGTACAATCAGCAACAAGCAAAGCTGCACGAGCGGCGGCAGAACTCCATGATGCACTGAACGATATTCTTGACAAAGAACTGACAAAGCGACTGAATCGCAATATGGGGAACGTTATTCCCGATCACGCTTTCAAGATCGGGACGCTCTCCAAAAGCGAATTCGCAAAAATCGTCATGCAAGAGTCGCTTGCTCGCTATCCCATTTGTGCCGAAAGCCCAGATGGGGATGAGTTTCCGCTCGAACAGATCGGTGCGGGATTCCAGAGCAACGTGCTTATTGCGCTTCACCGTGCCGTTGCGGCTCTGGCTGGCAAACAACTCTTGCTGTGCGTTGAAGAGCCTGAAATTCACTTGGACCCAACCGCACAGCGACGAGCCTACCATGAATGGCACCGAGTTAGCCGAGAAACCAATGAGGTCGAACAGATTCTCATTACGTCGCACTCGGCATTTATCGTTAATGAAGCACGACCTGAAGAGCTTGTCGTTGTTCGGCGTGATGAACGCAACAGGACGATTAGTTCTCAGCTAACGTCCGAGTTCCTTGTCAAGCACGATGTGGTCCACCTTCGGCTCAAGGTTCTCGGCCTGCGAAACAGCGACATATTTTTCTCGACAGGTGTAGTGCTGGTTGAGGGTGACTCTGACGCAGTTGCCATAAGAGGATGCCTTGATCTTCTTCAACGAACGTCGGGCAATGGCAATGCACCGGCAGGAATCGGTTTGTCGATTATTGAGTGCGGTGGAATGAAGTCAATCGTTCCACTGGCCAGAGTAGTGAGGGAACTTGGGATTCCTTACGTCCTTGTGTTCGACCGAGATTTCCTTCAGCAGACGGATTCCACATCAGGGGCCGAACGCACCTATCACGCAACGGCTGCGGCCACATTTGATGACCTAGAAGAAGTGTGTGACACTCCGACTCAGTTTGCGACGATGAAGGCTGCTGTTTCATCCCGTTTCGCTGCGGGGGCGACTGCGGGGTATCCACTGGCCATCAATAGAGAACTCATTCGCCATCGCATACTCACCATGCGGACGGAACACGAAACTGATTTTATTGATGAGAACACTGCTCCGCATGTCGCATTGGTCGTGGGTTACTCAATTCCCGCTGGTCAGGACATTGCGGCAACCGTGGATCACCTAAAGAGGAATCACCGCAAGCAAATCAAGCAGGCGACAAACACGGCTCGTGTCCTAGCCACGATCACGGACAAAGCACAGTTGCCTAGTGTCTACGCCCGGCTGTGCAAGGACATTATCAAGACCCTTTATCCAGCTTCGCCGTGA
- a CDS encoding TfoX/Sxy family DNA transformation protein produces the protein MTADLPIESLRNLGPKSGQWLRKAGITTIAELERLGPVVAFRLVKQHQPKASLNLLWAMAAGLKGKDWRKLTAKEKDRLRKEVEE, from the coding sequence ATGACCGCTGACCTCCCCATCGAATCCCTGCGCAACCTCGGCCCCAAGAGCGGCCAATGGCTTCGTAAGGCCGGGATCACCACGATTGCCGAGCTTGAACGCCTTGGCCCGGTCGTCGCCTTCCGCCTCGTGAAGCAACACCAGCCCAAAGCCAGCCTGAATCTGCTGTGGGCGATGGCGGCGGGGTTGAAGGGGAAAGACTGGCGTAAGCTGACCGCCAAGGAAAAGGATCGGCTGCGGAAGGAAGTGGAAGAATGA
- a CDS encoding cupin domain-containing protein: MTNNLFSDIPAKLPEELFTTLLEAPNIRIERIVSHGHASPEGFWFDQDHHEWVLVLQGAARLQFEDNTLEMKPGDFINIPAHTKHRVEWTTPDEPTIWLAVFYG; the protein is encoded by the coding sequence ATGACAAACAACCTCTTCTCCGACATTCCTGCCAAACTGCCCGAAGAGCTTTTCACCACGCTGCTCGAAGCTCCGAACATCCGTATCGAACGGATCGTTTCCCACGGCCACGCTTCACCGGAAGGCTTCTGGTTCGATCAGGATCATCATGAATGGGTTCTCGTGCTTCAGGGAGCAGCACGACTGCAATTCGAGGACAACACCCTCGAAATGAAGCCGGGCGATTTCATCAACATTCCGGCGCACACGAAGCACCGAGTCGAATGGACGACGCCGGATGAACCGACGATTTGGCTGGCGGTGTTCTACGGCTGA
- a CDS encoding DNA methyltransferase, which yields MTKWRFHPACLLFPPLGEQELQALAENIRERGLLHPITTHNKLILDGRNRLKACEIAGVEPRFEEWAGTGSPLEWAISANLHRRHLTGSQKAVLALEMLPMLEAEAKERQRLSTGRGKRSPIRLATSTAKRGKASQIAAKLTGTNSAYVEQVKSISRKAPELVEQVKVGSLTVTEAARLSKLDSFQRESFFAAKQKQPDEKFNRLIRQVLPKKEPAADADEGFFTNSTEVWCGDSLKLMRSQIVDGWANVICTSPPFNRGVNYGTYDDNRDQSEYEAWLDEVFKEFHRVLTSNGSLFLIVGHSPRHPWTALDMAKFAGKYFTLQNQIVWVKSISMNDDSQGHFTPIPGDRYLNRNWDFVFHFSKNGTAKLDRKAIGVPYVDQNNAVRSGDGDDVRCAGDVWFIPFETVHRGDERANHPATFPPELAERCLKLAGCVEGGVVLDPFCGVNGLKAANKLGINAIGIDIDQQYCEAAASAAGTTVKLFPNR from the coding sequence ATGACGAAATGGCGATTTCACCCGGCTTGCCTGCTGTTTCCGCCGCTTGGTGAGCAGGAACTTCAGGCTCTCGCCGAGAACATCAGGGAGCGGGGACTGCTCCACCCGATCACCACTCACAACAAGCTGATTCTGGATGGCCGCAATCGGCTGAAAGCTTGCGAAATCGCCGGGGTTGAGCCACGGTTCGAGGAATGGGCTGGCACTGGCTCACCGCTGGAATGGGCGATCTCTGCCAACCTGCATCGCAGGCACCTGACGGGCAGCCAAAAAGCCGTCTTGGCGCTTGAAATGTTGCCTATGCTGGAGGCCGAGGCGAAGGAGCGGCAGCGACTATCGACCGGGCGTGGAAAAAGGTCGCCAATACGATTGGCTACCTCAACAGCAAAACGTGGCAAGGCGAGTCAAATTGCAGCCAAGCTCACAGGCACAAACTCGGCCTATGTCGAGCAAGTGAAGAGCATCAGCCGCAAAGCACCCGAACTGGTCGAACAGGTCAAAGTCGGGAGCCTCACCGTCACCGAAGCCGCTCGACTGTCGAAGCTCGATTCCTTTCAGCGTGAAAGCTTCTTCGCTGCCAAGCAGAAGCAGCCCGACGAGAAGTTCAATCGGCTGATCCGACAGGTGTTGCCGAAGAAGGAGCCAGCAGCAGATGCCGACGAAGGGTTCTTCACCAATTCGACCGAGGTCTGGTGTGGCGACTCGTTAAAGCTGATGCGGTCACAGATCGTGGATGGATGGGCGAACGTGATCTGCACCAGCCCACCCTTCAACCGTGGCGTGAACTACGGCACTTACGACGACAATCGTGACCAATCCGAATATGAGGCGTGGCTCGATGAGGTCTTCAAAGAATTCCATCGGGTGCTGACTTCTAACGGCTCACTCTTCCTGATCGTCGGGCATTCACCGAGGCATCCTTGGACTGCTCTCGACATGGCGAAGTTCGCTGGCAAATACTTCACCCTCCAGAATCAAATCGTGTGGGTGAAGTCGATCTCGATGAACGACGATTCGCAGGGCCACTTCACCCCTATCCCCGGTGATCGATACCTCAACCGGAATTGGGACTTCGTGTTCCACTTTTCGAAGAATGGAACAGCGAAGCTCGACCGTAAAGCGATTGGGGTTCCTTACGTCGATCAGAACAATGCAGTGCGTTCAGGGGACGGCGATGATGTACGCTGCGCTGGCGATGTTTGGTTCATTCCCTTTGAAACAGTTCACCGGGGCGATGAACGAGCAAATCACCCAGCCACGTTTCCGCCTGAACTTGCCGAGCGATGTTTGAAGCTGGCTGGCTGCGTGGAGGGAGGCGTGGTTCTCGATCCGTTCTGCGGCGTGAATGGGCTAAAGGCTGCGAACAAGCTCGGCATCAACGCCATCGGCATCGACATCGATCAACAGTATTGCGAGGCAGCGGCTTCAGCAGCAGGCACGACAGTAAAGTTGTTCCCCAACCGATAG